GAATGTTGACTCTTCAGTTGACCGGCGAACGGTGACGAGAATGCTCAATCTGAGAAATGTTCTTCAACTGGTCAATCACCGATTCAATGATGGCTCGTCGCCGCAGGAGCAGCTTATCAGCCAAGCTCATCAAGCGGTTTTTCATGTTCCGTTTGAGCTTGGTCACCAGGTGAATGCCCCAGTCTTGCCATAGCTGAAGGGCGAGTTTTTGGGAGATATAACCCCGGTCACCAAACACCTTACCCTCATAGCTGTTGCAGCAATTGGGGGACAGGCTGACGGTCATCCACATTGCCCGGAGTGAGGATCGCATTTAGCAACTCCCCATGCTCGTTGACCACTAGGTGCAGCTTAAACCCAAAGAACCAGTCCACCGACGTTTTGCCTCTTGCGGCTAGGGCCTTGAACACTTTGTGGGAGGCGATGCGACGGTTGTGGCAGACCTTGATGCTGGTCGAATCGATAAAGCTGATGCCTGTACAGTTGCCTTCTTCAGTGGCGCAGGTAGGCGCACAGTGGAATCAGGGTGGAGGGCATCCATTCCACGAAGCGTTGGTAGCTGACTAATTGAGGAAAGGCGTTGCGCCAGTAACGACAGACTAACTGGGTATAGAACCACTTGAAGTTACGATACGCCGATTGATGGAAGGCAATCAAGATGGTCATGATCTCGCTTAAGCTGAGGCTGCGGGAGCGGGAACGACGCTGTAACCCTTCCCCCAATAGGCGTTGCCGCCAGAGCGGTTCAAACCATCGGCAAAAATCATCGACATGGCAAAACAAGGCTTCTAGACTAAGCATAGGGTGGTCAGATGTGTTGAGAATTAGGTACTTTCAACTGTATCTGTTCCACCCTTCCTTATCCCGAACTCACGTTAACTAAATCCTCAGTTTTTAGAACCCCGATTTCTCCAAGAAATCGGGGTTCTTTTTAGCATAATCAACAAGAGTATATGTTGAACTTCTTCTTGGTAGGAGAATATACAATTACTCGCTGGGCAAAAATGTAGTATTTAAACAACCTCCAGCGTAAATTCAGCCAGCATTATCAGCATTTACGTGACAAAATTCATTAGGAATGCCAAAAAGTGTGAGGAGAGACCGTCTTGAAGCTGTTTCAGACCCCTCTAAAATTTTGCCTCGCAGTGCTGGTTAACGCTTTAGCGATCGCTAGCATTGCCCAAGCAGCAGAATTTCCAACTGTCTTAGAGGAAACCGTTGATCCCTTCCCCCAGGATACTGATGCTCTAGTTGGGACAGATGCCGTTTCTCAGGGAACTGAAGAGACTGATGCGATGGATCAAGTCAGCAATGTGTCGCAGTTGCGAGATGTAGAACCGACGGATTGGGCGTATGAAGCACTGCGATCGCTTGTTGAACGTTATGGCTGTATTGCAGGATATCCGAATGGCACCTTTCGTGGCAATCGGGCGCTGAGTCGTTATGAATTTGCGGCTGGGTTAAATACCTGCTTGCAGCAAATTGAGAAATTGATTGCTGCTAGTTCAGCAGATTTTGTCACCAAAGACGATTTAGGAACCTTACAACGGCTGATTGATGAATTTGGAACGGAATTGACGGCGCTGCGGGGTCGAGTGGATACTTTGGAAGCTCGGACAACCCAACTGGAAGCTCACCAATTTTCTACAACCACTAAATTAGGCGGTGAGGTGATCACCTATGCAGGTGATGCTTTTGGTGAGAATGCTAGCGATGTAAATAACGCTACTCTCGGTCATCGGACTCGCATTGATTTTAATACTAGCTTCACTGGAAAAGACCGTTTAAGAACTCGTTTTCAAATCACTAACTTAAGACAGTTTGACACTGGGGCAACATTTGGTGGAGGACCAGATCCAGGCTTAACAGGTGAAACTCGGTTTACTCCCAGTAGCGTATCTCAAAATAATGAAGCCAGAATTAGCCAGTTAGAGTATCGCTTTCCAGTTGGAGACAAACTCACAATTTATATTGAAGCAGGTTCCATCGATCCATCCTACACAACGGATACAGTTAGTCCTTTTATCGATACCTCTACGGGGGCAATATCTAATTTTGGTCAAGTCAATCCTGTATATTTTCCGCTAGGAAATCGAGCGGGGATTGCGACAAATTATGCCCTTAGCGAAGCCCTCAGTTTAGATTTTGGTTACTTTGGTGAAGACGCCCCTAACGGCCCTAGTAACCCAGGCAGAGATTCAGGTATATTTAATGGTGGTTACAGTGCTTTTGCCCAGTTGGTTTATAGTGGCGATCGCTTGAAACTTGGCTTGCTTTATCTGAACTCTTTTTCTCAAGCTTTTGGCGTCGATACTCTCGCAGGTAGCAACGCCGCCAAAGTCATCGATCTCACCGATCCTGATGGAAATCCTGTGGTAGGTAACGGTTACGGTGCACAAGTTAATTACCGATTTAGTCCCCGCTTTGAACTCGGTGGCTGGGTGGGTTACACTGCCGCCCGCGCTCTTGGTAATATCAAGGGGGATGCCGATGTCTGGAACTATGCGGTGACACTGGCTTTCCCTGATTTGGGCAAAAAGGGAAATTTAGGTGGCATTGTGTTAGGGATGCAACCGAAGTTAACAGGGACTAGCAATCGTGCTTTAGCAGAGGCGATTGGTTTGCCTCCCGGACAAAGAAGCGATCGCGATACTGGATATCACATCGAAGCTTTCTACAGATATCAATTAACCGAAAATATTTCGATTACTCCTGGTTTCTTTTGGCTAACAGCACCCAACCATGATGAGCGGAATCCTGATGCTGTGATTGGTGTGGTGAGAACAAGTTTCGTTTTTTAGAATTCAACAGACCTAACCCGCTAACTCTCTTCATTCCGAAGGCAGTAGGGAAGTAATGAAAGACCCTCTCCTGTAAAAAAAAATCTTACTTTTTCCTCTTTTATACGGAGAGGATTAGCCAGAAGTGGAGAGGAGTTCGGGCAAGGTCAACAAACCCATGTTTTTTATAACTATATCTATTATAAAAATGTAACTTCATGCAAGCAGAATCTCATCCTTAAGATAGTAGGAATCATCCTATCGTTAAAGAGTTAAATATTAATAATCAAAACGATTAAGGAATTACTAGCCATGCCAAAAGGGAAATGGCTCTTCGCCATCCTCTTTTCTATTGCGTTGTCGATAAGTTTGCTTTTTGGAGGTTGGAGAAGCGATCGCGTCTTAGCCCAATCGCCCCCATATCAAGGTAAAAAATTTGTGATGGTCACGTCAGCAGACTATCCACCTTATGAATTTCGAGATACGGCTAGCGGTAGCGCTGATATTGTAGGTTTTGACGTAGACATTGCCAACTATATTGCCAAAGAGCTAGGGTTTCAACTTGAGATTAAAGATACAGATTTTAGTGGCATAATTCCGGCTGTGCAATCCGGTCGGGCTGACTTTGCGATGGCTGGGATGACACCGACAGCAGAACGGAGAAAAAATGTTGATTTTTCCGATATTTACTATGAAGCTAAAAACACAATTGTTGCTAGAAAGGGTAGTAACCTAACCACCCCTGAAAGTTTAGCGGGAAAAAAAGTCGGCGTTCAGTTGGGTTCAACTCAAGAAAAAGCTGCTAAAGAAATAAAGGGCACAAATCTGGTAGCCCTTAATAAGACTGGTGAGATTATCCAAGAAGTTAAATCAAATCGTATCGACGCTGCAATCATCGAAGATACTATCGCCAAAGGTTTTATTGCCAATAACCCAGATTTGGAATTTAATACGGTTCCCAATACCGGGGAAGCAGGGAGTGCGATCGCTTTCGCCAAAGGTTCGCCTCTTGTCAATGACTTCAACCGCGTTCTGGCAGAAATGAAACAGAACGGGCAAATAGAAAGTTTAGTGACAAAGTGGTTTGAAAATAACGGAAAAGCTGAAACTTCCGCCAACGGAAAAGCTGAAACTCCCGCCAGCAGTTCCAGCTTATCTTTTGCTAAGATAACGCCTCGGATTCCTTTTATTCTAAAAGGAATATTAGTGACTCTCCAATTTACTGCTATTTCAGCAATTTTGGGCTTCATTTGGGGGACGATCCTCTCTTTATTTAAGATTTCCACCTTCAAGCCGCTGGTTTGGTTTGCAACAGCCTACACCTCTATCTTCCGAGGCACACCGTTACTATTGCAAATCGCTTTAGTTTATTACGCAACCCCTCAATTGATTGGCTACAATATTCCGGCATTATTAGCCGGTGTCATTACCTTTACTCTCAACTCAGGTGCTTACATTTCTGAGACAATCCGCGGCGGTATTCTTGCAGTTGATAAAGGGCAACAGGAAGCTGCTTTGTCCTTGGGAGTTCCCTACAGACCGATGATGCTGGATATTATCTTGCCACAGGCGATAAAAAACATTTTGCCAGCATTGGTGAATGAGAGTATTGCACTACTGAAAGATTCAGCATTAGTCTCTACAATTGGCGTAACGGATTTGTTACGTCGTGCCCAAATCGTGGGCGCAGAACAATATATCTACTTTGAACCTCTGCTATTTGCAGGCGCGATTTACTATTTAATGGTCATGAGTTTAACATGGGGGGGTTATGTACTCGAACGAAGATTACAACGCAGCAGTTAAGGTAGAAAATTTGCATAAATCTTTTGGTAACCTCAAGGTTTTGCAAGGAATTTCGACTGAGATTGGACATGGGGAAGTTGTAGCGGTAATTGGCCCTTCGGGTTCTGGAAAGTCCACTTTCTTGAGGTGCATGAATTTACTGGAAGTGCCCACTTCGGGTAAGATTTATATTCAGGGGGCAGACATCACCTCGCGGAAAACCGACATTATGAAGGTTCGCCAGAATGTTGGAATGGTGTTTCAACATTTCCATCTATTTCCTCATAAAACTGTCCTTTCTAATGTGACGTATGCGCCTAAAAAGGTGAAGGGCATTTCTTCAGAGGAGGCGCGGCGAGAAGGAATGGAACTGCTGAATAAAGTAGGTTTATCAGAAAAGGCTGATGTTTATCCTTCTAAGCTGTCAGGGGGACAAAAGCAACGGGTAGCGATCGCGCGTTCCTTGGCAATGAAGCCAGATATCATGTTGTTTGACGAACCGACCTCCGCACTTGACCCGGAAATGGTGAAAGAGGTGCTGGAGGTGATGAAAGACCTCACAAAAACTGGTATCACAATGGCAATTGTCACCCATGAAATGGGGTTCGCGCGAGAAGTCGCCGACCGCATTTTGTTTCTTGATGGCGGAAAACTGGCTGAAGATTCACCGCCTAGTAAGTTCTTTACAAATCCAGACTGCGATCGCGCTAAGCAATTCTTGGATAAAATCTTGTAAAAGATAATCGTTGAAGGCTGTAATCTTTCTGTAGAAATTTCAGCTAATCTATAGGGATACGCAGAAATTTAAGCAGCCTTGTTCAATCATTTGAGCCATAATAGGAATTTTCGATAAATTATCCTTAATCATCGCCGATGTCATGTTAAGGACAAACACAAGGTTGAAAGGAATTGGATTTTTCAATTTTAGATTTTTGCTTCAATTAATCACCACTTAGGCTGAAAGTAGGAGATGAAAATTGACATCGTTCTAAATATATTTTAGCAACTTTATCCATCGGGTTATAGTAAAGACAATCTTGAAAGAGTTGTGCGGCATCACTAAATTTTTGGTTTTTGTAGAGTAACAAAGCTTTTTCAAAGATTGTTTTCGCGCTCAATTTAGCATCTTTTAATTCCCCTACATCTCCGTCAAATACTTCATAAACAGTCACCTCTTCGGATTTCCCTTTAATTTTCACCCGGTCGATAATGCGGATGAAATAATCAGATGAGTTCTGTAACTGTAAAAAAGTCTGGTGACTGATTAATAAAGATACTCCATACTCTTTCGTCAATCCTTCAATTCGGGCAGCTAAATTTACGGCATCGCTGATAACAGTGCCCTGCATCCGGGTTTTTCCTCCCACCGTACCCAACATCAAAGAGCCTGTATTGATACCAATCCCAATCTGAATTGGGAAATAACCAGCTTGGACGCGATGCTGATTATATTCGGCAAGATTATGGAGCATGGCAATCGCTGCTTTAATCGCATCATCTGCACCGCCGCTAAACAGTGCCATAATCCCATCACCGATATATTTATCAATAAAGCCATGATTATCGGTAATCGCAGGCTCCATGCGGCTCAAAAAGGCATTAATAAATTTAAAATTGTCTGACGGTGTCATCTTTTCCGAAAGCGCCGTAAAGTCTCGAATATCGGCAAATAACACCGACATTTCCTGCTGTACTTGGTCGCCTAAGGTAACATCGACAATCGTTTCCTTCTTTAAAAACTGAAGAAATTCACGGGGTACAAACCGTTCGTAGGCGATGTTTAGTTGAGAAAGTTGATTAATCAATTTTATTCGGTCTGCTTCTGCCTGTTTGCGTTGAGTAATATCTTGAAAGGCAGCGATCGCGTACACAATTTCACCCTTTTCATCAAAAATTGGCGTTGCCCACACCTCTATTGGGATAATCTTGTCTGCTTGGTGAACCTCCATATCATCAACAGTCGAGCAACAGCCGCTCAACGCCAGCATGAGCGGTTGTTGAGCAGTCGGGTACAACTGATGTGTCCCTGCTACATAAGCCTGGTAACGTTCTGGAAGTTGAGCCGCGGTGTCTTCCGGGGCAATCCCCTTGCCGAGTATCCGCTGTGCCGTATGATTTGCGTAGTAGGATTTTCCGCTCGCATCAATCACGAACACGCCTACCGGCACGGCTTCTAGAAATTGAGCCAATCTTCTCTCGCTGGCACGCACTGCCTCCTCTGCCTTGTTATGCAACTCAGCTTCCACCGTATCGGAGTGTTCCGTCGTCGTCTCTAGCAAAATTTCCAAATCGCTCTTATCTCGAGTAAGAATCGTCAAAAGCGATTGGAGCGTGTCTTGACTAGCTTGTAGAGCTTCTTCAGTACGCTGGCGTTCGGCAATTTCGGCTTGTAGTTGTTGATTCGACTGATGCAGCTGAGCTTCAACCGTATCGGAGTGTTCTGTCGTCATCTCCAACAAGATTTCCAAGTCAGCCTTTTTGTTTTTCAAGTCTTCTAGTTCCCGACGCAGACTTGCGATTTCTAAAAGCAGCTGTTCCCTTGAGGGTTGTTCTTCCTGCATCGTCTTAGGATTTGCACTTTGAGGAAAATTAACTTATCTAGTTTTAAAGGCTATTACCCTATTGTTGTAGGATTTCTTATTCAAATTCCAGATGCAAGGAAGGCATGAGCCGCTGCAAATTCTTCAAGGACTTACTTTGCCAGGGAATGTTCTTAGAGCCTTGTACAATCATCTGAATTTTTTCTTTTTGACGCACATTGATGACAAATTTCGACAGAACATTAATTCCCGAACTATTGAGAAATTCTAATTCCCGCAAGTTCAGGGTAATGGTTGGTGGTTCTGAGTCAACTAAATCATTGAGTAACTTCACGATTGGTGCATATTCCTCCATTCCACTCAGGCGGAGGGAACCCTGGAAGTTCGCTGTTTCAGTAACTGAGTCGTACCAAATGCTGTAATCTTCGGTCTTAATTTCCATTACGCATCAACTCCTTGCATATTCTGAGCGACTAGGTAAGCTATGCTGCCAACTGCACCATTGTGGTCACGGCGATCGCTTCCGCTTCTGGCTCTTTTTGGATAGTCTCAAACTTCCAGCCTAGCTTAGCCTGATAATCGTTCATCATTGTCAAAAAACCTAACCCAGATTCACTCTCGCTCTCGTCTTCTGCATTTTTTTCTAGCTGACGAAGATACAACTCGCTAGGATCGCTGGTGGTTAACTCGGTGATAAATGTCTGAAACTTAGCGATCGCGCCTGGATTGATATTGTTAGTGGCGAGAAATACAAGGCGATCGCTATGCATTTGCAGCCGAATGCTGATCGGTTGCAGCGACGTATCATCATTAAATTTCATTGCATTCTCTAGCAACTCATTGGCGATAAAACTAACAGCACTTTTAATCTCCGCCTTTGGATCGGTTTCGGTCGTATTCTTATTACCAGGAAAAAAAGTTGCAAAATAGTCAGCCATAAAATCAGCCGACAAACCATTGTTGCGCCAGCGCTGTTTGAGCGGAATTGAGGTAGGCGAAAATACAATTGTTAAGCCTTCCTGACTGCTCGGTAACTCGTTTCTAAAGTCTCCAAATATTTGCATCATATCAATTTTATTCTTCAGCAATTGATAATTTGTAATTGGTAATGTTTTTGAGTTTTTGATTTTGAATTGTAGCGGTTCTCTCTGAGCGCGCAATACACTGTATAACCTCCCGTTCTACACTATCTCACCGAAAAAATGAGAGGGAGAACATTGAATCTATTCCCGCTTGTCGGGAAGGAGTAAGGGTGAGATTAAACCTTACTGCATCTAAACGAGAATTGCGATAAATAATTTCTTCTGACTTAACACTCATTACTAATTACAAAATTTTGTTTGAACATCAGAAAAATAATTTGTTGTACTTGTAGAGTATTGGTTTATAAATTTGCCCCTGTACAGCCAATCGGAATCTCAATGTAGAATTCTGTTCCTTGTCCTGGTTCAGAGATACATCCAAGCTGTCCCCCATGTTTTTCTACTACAATTTGATGACTGATTGATAGACCCAATCCGGTGCCTTTGCCGACTTGCTTGGTTGTAAACAAAGGTTTAAACAACTGTTGCTTTGCATCTTCTGAAATCCCAAGTCCATTATCTGCAATCCGAATTAAAATATGAGAAAAATTAAGCCCAAAGAATGAAGAGCCAACCGATTCATTTTTATTTTTCATCCTTGGATTATTCTGCTTTATTTCCGTGCTAATCCGAATAGTAGGCACAAGTTCTTGATTTTTACTGAAAATTCCAGAAGCTATTGCTTCTTCTAGCGCATCAATGGCATTGGCAATGAGATTCATGAACACTTGATTAAGTTGCCCGGCATAACACTCAACAAGCGGGATATTTTCATATTCTTTAATTAATGTAATTCCTGGACGATTTCCGTTTGAATTCAAGCGATGCTTCAAAATTAGTAGAGTGCTATCAATCCCATCATGAATATTAAAAAGTGTCTTTCTGGATGTATCGGCACGAGAGAAGGTTCGCAGAGACACGCTAATTTGATTGATACGGTCTATTCCAATTTTCAGAGAAGAAAGTATCTTAGGTAGGTCTTCTGCTAGGAAGTCAATATCAATCGCTTGTACCTCTGATTGAATTTCCGGTGCTGGATTTGAATAATGCTTTTGGTAAAGTTTTAACAGCTTCAGCAAATCGCAGGTGTAGTCATAGACATAAGTGAGATTGCCAGATAGAAAGTTAACTGGGTTATTGATTTCGTGGGCAATTCCTGCGACCAATTGCCCAAGAGAAGACATTTTTTCACTTTGTACTAATTGAACTTGAGCTTGCTGCAAGTCGTGCAGCGATCGCGCTAGTTGTTGAGCTTTTTCTCGTTCTCGCACTTCGCTTGCCCTGAGAGATTGCTCAATCTGCTTGCGCTCCGTGATATCAATGGTGGTTCCCTCGTAGTAGAGTAAGGTGCCGTTGGCATCACAAATCGCACGAGTATTCTCCGAAACCCAGATGATGCTGCCATCTTGCCGATAAATTTGATACTCGAATCCCTTAACTTCACCCTGTTCGGTTAACAAATAGATGAGGTTCTCGCGGCATTTCGGGTCAACATAAACTTGAGGTTTGATTTCTGGGATGCGATTCATCATCTCCTCAGGAGACTCGTAGCCATAGATTTGTGCCAATGCAGGATTGACACAAATGTAGTGCCCGTCCCAGGTAATCTGGAAAATCCCCTCAATGGCATTTTCAAAGATACTGCGATACCTCGCTTCCGCTTGTTGCAACGCTTCTGCGGATCGCTTGCGCTCGGTAGTGTCTTGAAAGGCGGCGATCGCATAAGCAACATTGCCCCGATCGTCAAAAATGGGGGACGCCCA
This genomic stretch from Coleofasciculus sp. FACHB-1120 harbors:
- a CDS encoding iron uptake porin yields the protein MKLFQTPLKFCLAVLVNALAIASIAQAAEFPTVLEETVDPFPQDTDALVGTDAVSQGTEETDAMDQVSNVSQLRDVEPTDWAYEALRSLVERYGCIAGYPNGTFRGNRALSRYEFAAGLNTCLQQIEKLIAASSADFVTKDDLGTLQRLIDEFGTELTALRGRVDTLEARTTQLEAHQFSTTTKLGGEVITYAGDAFGENASDVNNATLGHRTRIDFNTSFTGKDRLRTRFQITNLRQFDTGATFGGGPDPGLTGETRFTPSSVSQNNEARISQLEYRFPVGDKLTIYIEAGSIDPSYTTDTVSPFIDTSTGAISNFGQVNPVYFPLGNRAGIATNYALSEALSLDFGYFGEDAPNGPSNPGRDSGIFNGGYSAFAQLVYSGDRLKLGLLYLNSFSQAFGVDTLAGSNAAKVIDLTDPDGNPVVGNGYGAQVNYRFSPRFELGGWVGYTAARALGNIKGDADVWNYAVTLAFPDLGKKGNLGGIVLGMQPKLTGTSNRALAEAIGLPPGQRSDRDTGYHIEAFYRYQLTENISITPGFFWLTAPNHDERNPDAVIGVVRTSFVF
- a CDS encoding ABC transporter substrate-binding protein/permease, with protein sequence MPKGKWLFAILFSIALSISLLFGGWRSDRVLAQSPPYQGKKFVMVTSADYPPYEFRDTASGSADIVGFDVDIANYIAKELGFQLEIKDTDFSGIIPAVQSGRADFAMAGMTPTAERRKNVDFSDIYYEAKNTIVARKGSNLTTPESLAGKKVGVQLGSTQEKAAKEIKGTNLVALNKTGEIIQEVKSNRIDAAIIEDTIAKGFIANNPDLEFNTVPNTGEAGSAIAFAKGSPLVNDFNRVLAEMKQNGQIESLVTKWFENNGKAETSANGKAETPASSSSLSFAKITPRIPFILKGILVTLQFTAISAILGFIWGTILSLFKISTFKPLVWFATAYTSIFRGTPLLLQIALVYYATPQLIGYNIPALLAGVITFTLNSGAYISETIRGGILAVDKGQQEAALSLGVPYRPMMLDIILPQAIKNILPALVNESIALLKDSALVSTIGVTDLLRRAQIVGAEQYIYFEPLLFAGAIYYLMVMSLTWGGYVLERRLQRSS
- a CDS encoding amino acid ABC transporter ATP-binding protein, which encodes MYSNEDYNAAVKVENLHKSFGNLKVLQGISTEIGHGEVVAVIGPSGSGKSTFLRCMNLLEVPTSGKIYIQGADITSRKTDIMKVRQNVGMVFQHFHLFPHKTVLSNVTYAPKKVKGISSEEARREGMELLNKVGLSEKADVYPSKLSGGQKQRVAIARSLAMKPDIMLFDEPTSALDPEMVKEVLEVMKDLTKTGITMAIVTHEMGFAREVADRILFLDGGKLAEDSPPSKFFTNPDCDRAKQFLDKIL
- a CDS encoding adenylate/guanylate cyclase domain-containing protein encodes the protein MQEEQPSREQLLLEIASLRRELEDLKNKKADLEILLEMTTEHSDTVEAQLHQSNQQLQAEIAERQRTEEALQASQDTLQSLLTILTRDKSDLEILLETTTEHSDTVEAELHNKAEEAVRASERRLAQFLEAVPVGVFVIDASGKSYYANHTAQRILGKGIAPEDTAAQLPERYQAYVAGTHQLYPTAQQPLMLALSGCCSTVDDMEVHQADKIIPIEVWATPIFDEKGEIVYAIAAFQDITQRKQAEADRIKLINQLSQLNIAYERFVPREFLQFLKKETIVDVTLGDQVQQEMSVLFADIRDFTALSEKMTPSDNFKFINAFLSRMEPAITDNHGFIDKYIGDGIMALFSGGADDAIKAAIAMLHNLAEYNQHRVQAGYFPIQIGIGINTGSLMLGTVGGKTRMQGTVISDAVNLAARIEGLTKEYGVSLLISHQTFLQLQNSSDYFIRIIDRVKIKGKSEEVTVYEVFDGDVGELKDAKLSAKTIFEKALLLYKNQKFSDAAQLFQDCLYYNPMDKVAKIYLERCQFSSPTFSLSGD
- a CDS encoding DUF6272 family protein, with protein sequence MMQIFGDFRNELPSSQEGLTIVFSPTSIPLKQRWRNNGLSADFMADYFATFFPGNKNTTETDPKAEIKSAVSFIANELLENAMKFNDDTSLQPISIRLQMHSDRLVFLATNNINPGAIAKFQTFITELTTSDPSELYLRQLEKNAEDESESESGLGFLTMMNDYQAKLGWKFETIQKEPEAEAIAVTTMVQLAA
- a CDS encoding PAS domain S-box protein, whose translation is MATEEEKSLTEQLFLRIESLSQEVENLKREKADLEILLENTTEHSDTVAAHLYDKAVEAGKQSDRRLAQFLEALPVGVFVVDASGKPYYTNQTAQQILGQGIMSEATVEELPESYQLYLAGTEQLYPSDRLPIVRALRGEKVAVDNSEIHQIDKMIPIEVWASPIFDDRGNVAYAIAAFQDTTERKRSAEALQQAEARYRSIFENAIEGIFQITWDGHYICVNPALAQIYGYESPEEMMNRIPEIKPQVYVDPKCRENLIYLLTEQGEVKGFEYQIYRQDGSIIWVSENTRAICDANGTLLYYEGTTIDITERKQIEQSLRASEVREREKAQQLARSLHDLQQAQVQLVQSEKMSSLGQLVAGIAHEINNPVNFLSGNLTYVYDYTCDLLKLLKLYQKHYSNPAPEIQSEVQAIDIDFLAEDLPKILSSLKIGIDRINQISVSLRTFSRADTSRKTLFNIHDGIDSTLLILKHRLNSNGNRPGITLIKEYENIPLVECYAGQLNQVFMNLIANAIDALEEAIASGIFSKNQELVPTIRISTEIKQNNPRMKNKNESVGSSFFGLNFSHILIRIADNGLGISEDAKQQLFKPLFTTKQVGKGTGLGLSISHQIVVEKHGGQLGCISEPGQGTEFYIEIPIGCTGANL